The Nitrospira sp. sequence AGGCGATGACCACCATGATCGCAATCCAGCTGATTAAGGCGATCGGGCGCTTGAAAATATTCCGTTCGGGATCTTTGTCGAAAAACGGAAGCGCAATCAGTAACCCCATGAACACGACCGGCAAGGCGACGGCGCCCATGAATTGACCAAACTGGCCGGCAAACAACTTGAGCCTCAGCAGTTGGAAGTAGAAAAGGAAATACCATTCGGGCTCAGGGTGGTAGTCCCCGGGGTCCGGCGTGGCATGGTCCAACAAGACAACCGGCTCCCAAAGGGCTAAGGCGCAGATTCCGGCGAAGACGAATGCCATCCCGACAATGTCTTTCCAAATCTGACGAGGAAAGAAATAGTCGGTTTTGGCCTTGATCTCCTCAGGCGTCCCGCTAAAGGGTCCCGCTGGAGCGGCCACACGAAACAAAAAGAGGTGCAGTCCGGCGAGAGCCATGAGCGCCGCCGGAAGGATCATCACGTGAATCACGAAGAATCGGCTCAATGTCATCTGACCCGGGGTTGCTCCACCCTTCAGAAACCGGGCCATAAAATCGCCGATGAGCGGCGTCTTATCCAAAATCTCGACACCCACGAGCGTCGCCCAAAATGCCCGCTGGTCCCAGGGCAACAGATAGCCTGTAAAACCGAAGCCGATCACGATCCCGAACAAGGCGAGCCCCACAAGCCACAGCAATTCTCTCGGCTTCTTATACGCGCCCCAGAGAAATACCTGGGACATGTGCGCGAACACACAGACGACCATCGCACTGGATCCCCAGAAATGGTAGCTCAGTAGAAACCATCCGTAATCGACATCGTGGATAATGTATTGGGTACTGTCATAGGCGTGATCGGCGGTCGGCACATAATAGAACATGAGCAGGATGCCCGTCAGCGCCTGCATGGCAAAGATGAACAACAGGATGGATCCGAATACGTAGGCCCAACGAGAGCCGCCGGGAATCGGCTCGTTGAGCATCTTGGCCTGCATCTCCTTGAGCCCAAGACGTTCGTCGAGAAAAGCGACGAGCTTTTCAGTCGCGCTTGGCTGTTGATCGGGGATTGTTGCGGGAGACGAATGCTTGATGTCCATGTCGCCAGCTTTCACACTATCCTGACTTGCGACTTCGTACCAGCCTTGAACTCCATATCGATAATCTCCACGTCTCCCCCCGCAGAGACTTTGAGGGGTAATGCGTCCAGAGAGCGTGGAGCGGGACCGTCGAGCACTTTTCCTGCGGCATCATAGATGCTCAAGTGACACGGGCACAGAAACACTTGCCCGAGCGTTTTGTGCTGCCGCCATTTGAACCCGCAGCCTAAATGCGGACACTTGCCGGAGAACGCCAGGTACGGAATATCCTTCTTGTTCGTCCAAATGGGCTTTCCCTTTGCATCGCGAAATTCAGCGTCCTTCCCTTGGTACACTTTATCGAGAAGTTCCGGAGTCGCTCGGAGAATCCACACGTTCTTCTCGACTTCATACTCCGGCATGTACACTTCTTTCACTTTTTTCTTATACTTAAACTGGGTGCCGACGTCGTCCTGCTTGATCTTGCTCACGTTCCCCACATTCAGCCATCCATTGTCGAAGTCCGCGTACATCGGCTTCATGAGAAAACGCAGAATGGGGAAGGCGATCGGGAGGCCGATCAAGAACCCGATGACATGCGTGAAATTCATGAAAAACGTGCGGCGCTTGACGTTCTTTTCCAGATCAGGGAGAGGAACCAGGACCTCGCCCGGCGTCACATGGATGTTGTCTTCGAGATGCGAGATCTCCACTTCATGGGTGGTGACATAGTCTTCCCGTTTGAACGGCGGCAACGCCAGAATATCCCGTGAGGGCGCGCGCAACTGGACGAGGTCTTCGGTGACAGCCTGCACGTGTCCCATCGCGACCTGTCGCTCGCCGCTGCCGTTCATGGACACCACGATGTGACTGATCTCGTGCGAGAGCGGATCGAGCACGACTTTCGTGACTTCGCCGATGTCGAGGTCGGTGCACCGGACCTTGGATTTCAGCTTCGGTTGCAGCATTAGTTCTTCTTGATAGGCTTCGGGGTGTTGATCGCGGTATTTTTGAAGGTACCCAACCAGGTCGCCAGCGCCAGCATTTCTTTTGGGTCCATGAGGTCTTTAAACTTATTGGGCATGATGCCCTTCTGCCATTCCTTCTCATACCCTTCAGCCATAAAGCTCTTAGGGTCGGCAATCTTCTGTTGAATCTCCTCGACTGTCAGCAACGTGCCGATATTGTCCAACTCAGGACCGCGCTTCTTTCCACCTTCCCCCCTGAGTTTGTGGCAGTTGTAACATTCCTGGAGTTGCCACTGCTCCTCTCCGACCTTCATCACATCGCCGGAAGCGCCGGACGCCGCGCCGGCGGCTGCGGGCTTCGCATCTCCGGCCGGAGGCGTTGGCGTCGCGGCCACACCCTGACCCAACGATTTGAGCCGCTCCTCCAGAGCTTTGACCTGTGCATCAAGCGCCTTGGCGCGCGCGATCAGTTCCTCGGCCTTCCCCTGCGCGGACCCTTTTTTCTCCCGGTCTAACAGCTTCCCGATCTTGGCCTTTTCGTCTTCGGGATCGAATTGAGGCAGGAGCGACGCACCAGCCACACAGACCGTCACCAAAAAGATCCAGAATACAATGACGGCAAAGAGGGACTTCCCACCGTTCATCGTCTTGACGGGCTGCGCGTCAAGCAGCATGAAGAGGATCGCCCCGGTCATCGAGACGACGAAGAACAGCACCTGAAAGGAGGACGGCAACTCCTGCGAGTGCGCGACAGCAACCAGGGCGCCACCGACCACCACGCCTATCACAAGCTTTTTGAATATGTTGCCCATACGAATTCTCGTCTCCTCGGTAGGCGCCTTAATCCTTGATTACTTCGCCCCGACAGGAACAGGACTCCTCTCAGGCTCCCGCACCTTTGCCACGGAGGGTCGAAGAGCCACGAGCGCAGCCAGACTCACGATCGCGATAAACACCACGGCAATCGCCGTAATCCATCCGGCGGAATACGACAGTGTTGGGGTAAACGATTCCGCGCTGAGGTCCGACACCAGGCTATAGGTGTGGAAATATTTCTTGAGCAACGACCGCACCGCGCCCATCAACCCCATGATCCACGTGGAGGTGAATGCCAAAAAAATCAGCACAAATTGCGATGCGAAATCGATCTTCCCCCAGAGAATCGTGCCTTGTTTGATCGTTCGGTTATACAACACATAGTTGACGACCGTCACAAAGACCAACACGATGATCGCGGAAAGCTTGGCCGGCATCGACGACAAATAGTCCCACCCTTCCGGGAGTTTCATCTCATCGGGCATATCCGTGCCGGTCGCCACGAACCCGGCCGGAGTGAGCCACACCGCATCGCTGATGAGCATGATGATAAAGCCGATCTTGATGACGGTCCGCGCGGAGACGGTCTTGGGAACGAACCGGCCTAAGAGGAATGGCGACAACGTCAGCGGCAGGAGGAATGCCAACGACATCGGATCGGGAATCCAATAATTGTTCATCACCCACATTGTGACAGGGAGCAACACGATCAAGACGATGGGAGCCAGAATGGTGATTCGGACGTTTTCCGCTCCTTCAATTCGTTTGACGCTGAGCCAACTATAATAATTGATGCCCAGGAATAGGAGCCCGATCATGACGCCCTGCATTTCAAAAAACATGGAGAGCTGATCGGCCATCATGTACGGACAGAACGAAAAATCGTAGTCACACATTTCATACGCCAACAAGAGTCCCGTAAACGGCTGCAAGAGCGATCCCCCCACCGCAATCCAGATGGCGGCAAATCCCATCCAATCGTAGTAGGCTCTCTCCTCCTGCGTCTTCGCACTCATATACATATAGGCGGCGATCAACCCGGCAATGAATCCACCGAACGCGACATTCCCGTCGATCCGATGGAGACTCAGAGGGAACCAACTTTGGTTGGCGATCTTATCCCATAAGGTCGCCGCGGCGATGAAATCCTGCGGCGAGACTCCTTCCGCCTTCGGCGGGGTATTCATGAACGACGTTGGACCGTTGATGACAAACAGGATGAGCAGACACACGAGGTTCAGGAGCACGCCAAGGGCGATATGTCGCCCTTTCTTCTCGCCTTTCCAGACATCCCAGGTGTACAGGTAGGCATACATCAAGATGGTCTCGGCGATAAACAGGGCCGGATACAGCACTGCGAAGACCATATAGAACTGATTGATGAACGAGGTCGTGAATTGAGGATACGCTGCGAGCAGGACGAAGATAAATAGACCGCCGGTCACAGCCGTCATGCTGAAGAGAATGACCGTGACCTTGGTGATCTCCCTGGCCAGACGGTCATAGCGGGGGTCTTGCTTCCGATACCCCAGCCACTCCGCGATGACGACGAAGATTGGCGCGCCAAGGATAAACGCGGCAAATAGGATATGGAGTTGTGCGACGATCCATACCGCCGTTCGATTGCCCGTGTACGGGAACTCTACCGCAGACGCTGCAACTTCCTGAGCGTTGACGATTGGTGCACCTAACGCAGACAGCCCAAGCAACACAACGAGAGCCAAGAGACTGCTCGATAGTTTTTTCACGGTGTCTCGATGCCCCCTACTTTAAGAGCCCAGTCAAGGATCCTAGTCTCACCCTTCGGGCCAAACAAACGCTTCGATGAACTGAAATCTTGGACGGTATCCGGCAAAAATATTCGGTGCATTGTGCCTCAAAAAGGCTCGGTATAGTATCCTAGTTTTTCCAGTTTTATTTATCGGGATGTTCCCCATCCAACATCTGAAAACGACCTGAGCCTGACCGGTACAAGCCGAAGCCCTCCCGCTATTTCGTGCCGGCATCGACCCACTGTTTCTTCTCTTCGTTCCAGACCTTCCCCGGCAGCGCAAAGTTCCGCTCATAGAGCACGAGCTTCCACCGGTCTTCATCCGAAAGCTTGCTCTTCCAGCCTTTCATCTTGGTGTTCGGCACTCCCTCAGCAATACGCCAAAACCACACAGAGTCCGAATAGAGCTTCATGCGCTCGAGTCTGCGGAAATCTGTGGCACCCGCCTTTACCGGTTTTCCATCCTTCCCATGACAGCTGGCACAATTGACGTCCGGATTTGCCTCCCCGATGAAGAGTTTTCGCCCCTCTTCCAGCTTTTGAGCATCTCCCCACCAGTCGGACGGCATATGCTTATCGGCATATTCAGCCGGAGCCGGAGGTGGTGGCACAATCGGACCCTCTGCGCCTTCTTCACCACCACTGCAACCGATGAGTAACCCCATACTCATCACCATCGCAACACGAAACGAACCCAATTTCATTGCCATGACGACGATTCATTCCCTAAGGAGCGCACGGTTGTCGCACACGTGGCGACATAGGGATAGAAAGCGGCCTCCAAAAAAAAACGCTTCTGTCGAGGTGTTCGCACCTCAAACAAAAGCGCTCCAGTTACACCCATCTCGATAACGCTGTACACCGGTCCTCGCCCACCCATCCACCGATTCGCCGAGGGACCCCGCAGCCCCCGAAGAACCGTCAACGGCGATTACGTTTTTCTTTTTCCCTGCGATTTCCCCTTGACCCGTTCTGCCTTCTGCTGAGAACGGACAAGTCTCATACCGATAAGACCGCCGGCCGCGGCGACCATCGCCCCACCACCCCACCACAGCCAAACAGGAGGACCACTCGCATCGCAGCCGGCGCCGAAATCAACTCGGACTTTTCGCTCACTTTCAAGATCTTTGGGATCGAATTCAATTTTGAGATTTTTCTGTTCGCCCTTCGCCTCTACCAGAAGGGGATCGCCAAGATTGTCGTTGTGCAGATGAAACATCGCTTTGTAGTAGCCATCTCCATCCGTCCTCACAACCTGACCATATGAGACTCTGGTGTCTTTGACCAGAACGTCCGTGTTCGACACCCCCTTGCCATCCCCGCCACAAACATACCCTTCAACCATGAAACGGTGATCCGCTTCGTGGGTGGCAGGAACCACTGGGGGGAATGCAGCACTCAGTGCGAGGCAGCACACGAACACAATCAGCCCAACCGGACTTCGTCTGCCAAGCTTCGAACTCGATTGCTGACTCGTCGCTCGCTCCTTACGAGGAAATGCACGCCGCACGACCGCGAGCGCGCTACATT is a genomic window containing:
- a CDS encoding cytochrome bc complex cytochrome b subunit yields the protein MDIKHSSPATIPDQQPSATEKLVAFLDERLGLKEMQAKMLNEPIPGGSRWAYVFGSILLFIFAMQALTGILLMFYYVPTADHAYDSTQYIIHDVDYGWFLLSYHFWGSSAMVVCVFAHMSQVFLWGAYKKPRELLWLVGLALFGIVIGFGFTGYLLPWDQRAFWATLVGVEILDKTPLIGDFMARFLKGGATPGQMTLSRFFVIHVMILPAALMALAGLHLFLFRVAAPAGPFSGTPEEIKAKTDYFFPRQIWKDIVGMAFVFAGICALALWEPVVLLDHATPDPGDYHPEPEWYFLFYFQLLRLKLFAGQFGQFMGAVALPVVFMGLLIALPFFDKDPERNIFKRPIALISWIAIMVVIALFTVAAVINREFLD
- a CDS encoding ubiquinol-cytochrome c reductase iron-sulfur subunit; the encoded protein is MLQPKLKSKVRCTDLDIGEVTKVVLDPLSHEISHIVVSMNGSGERQVAMGHVQAVTEDLVQLRAPSRDILALPPFKREDYVTTHEVEISHLEDNIHVTPGEVLVPLPDLEKNVKRRTFFMNFTHVIGFLIGLPIAFPILRFLMKPMYADFDNGWLNVGNVSKIKQDDVGTQFKYKKKVKEVYMPEYEVEKNVWILRATPELLDKVYQGKDAEFRDAKGKPIWTNKKDIPYLAFSGKCPHLGCGFKWRQHKTLGQVFLCPCHLSIYDAAGKVLDGPAPRSLDALPLKVSAGGDVEIIDMEFKAGTKSQVRIV
- a CDS encoding c-type cytochrome, with the translated sequence MGNIFKKLVIGVVVGGALVAVAHSQELPSSFQVLFFVVSMTGAILFMLLDAQPVKTMNGGKSLFAVIVFWIFLVTVCVAGASLLPQFDPEDEKAKIGKLLDREKKGSAQGKAEELIARAKALDAQVKALEERLKSLGQGVAATPTPPAGDAKPAAAGAASGASGDVMKVGEEQWQLQECYNCHKLRGEGGKKRGPELDNIGTLLTVEEIQQKIADPKSFMAEGYEKEWQKGIMPNKFKDLMDPKEMLALATWLGTFKNTAINTPKPIKKN
- a CDS encoding cytochrome ubiquinol oxidase subunit I; protein product: MKKLSSSLLALVVLLGLSALGAPIVNAQEVAASAVEFPYTGNRTAVWIVAQLHILFAAFILGAPIFVVIAEWLGYRKQDPRYDRLAREITKVTVILFSMTAVTGGLFIFVLLAAYPQFTTSFINQFYMVFAVLYPALFIAETILMYAYLYTWDVWKGEKKGRHIALGVLLNLVCLLILFVINGPTSFMNTPPKAEGVSPQDFIAAATLWDKIANQSWFPLSLHRIDGNVAFGGFIAGLIAAYMYMSAKTQEERAYYDWMGFAAIWIAVGGSLLQPFTGLLLAYEMCDYDFSFCPYMMADQLSMFFEMQGVMIGLLFLGINYYSWLSVKRIEGAENVRITILAPIVLIVLLPVTMWVMNNYWIPDPMSLAFLLPLTLSPFLLGRFVPKTVSARTVIKIGFIIMLISDAVWLTPAGFVATGTDMPDEMKLPEGWDYLSSMPAKLSAIIVLVFVTVVNYVLYNRTIKQGTILWGKIDFASQFVLIFLAFTSTWIMGLMGAVRSLLKKYFHTYSLVSDLSAESFTPTLSYSAGWITAIAVVFIAIVSLAALVALRPSVAKVREPERSPVPVGAK
- a CDS encoding c-type cytochrome; the encoded protein is MAMKLGSFRVAMVMSMGLLIGCSGGEEGAEGPIVPPPPAPAEYADKHMPSDWWGDAQKLEEGRKLFIGEANPDVNCASCHGKDGKPVKAGATDFRRLERMKLYSDSVWFWRIAEGVPNTKMKGWKSKLSDEDRWKLVLYERNFALPGKVWNEEKKQWVDAGTK